One region of Arthrobacter sp. StoSoilB22 genomic DNA includes:
- a CDS encoding cyclase family protein — translation MTSLWDQLAPLLNNKTFTDLTHAFHPGQPHFPAFPDETREALFDLDKGDGFTAHRYSIVGQWGTHVDPPSHFIRGGRTLDQIPVEEMVLPLVVLDIRGRVENDDDAVPTMADVLAWEAQYGQVPEGSFVALRTGWSERWPNPDAMANKDDDGLSHTPGWSREVLEYLIEQRGAAAVGHEQTDTDPGLATSRQDFSLETYVLARNKWQIELLANLDSLPESGAVLIATWAKPLGGSGFPARVFAIH, via the coding sequence ATGACCAGCCTTTGGGATCAACTCGCTCCTCTCCTGAACAACAAGACCTTCACCGATCTGACCCACGCATTCCATCCCGGCCAGCCCCACTTCCCTGCCTTCCCGGACGAAACACGGGAGGCGCTCTTCGACCTGGACAAGGGGGACGGTTTTACCGCCCACAGGTATTCGATAGTGGGCCAGTGGGGCACCCACGTCGATCCGCCGTCGCACTTCATCCGCGGCGGGCGGACCTTGGACCAGATCCCCGTGGAAGAGATGGTACTTCCACTGGTGGTCCTGGACATCAGAGGCCGCGTTGAAAACGACGACGACGCCGTCCCCACCATGGCGGATGTCCTCGCCTGGGAAGCACAGTACGGTCAGGTCCCCGAAGGATCCTTTGTTGCCCTCCGGACCGGTTGGAGCGAACGCTGGCCCAACCCGGATGCCATGGCGAACAAGGACGACGACGGCCTGAGCCACACGCCCGGATGGTCCCGGGAAGTCCTTGAGTACCTGATCGAACAGCGGGGTGCCGCCGCCGTCGGCCACGAACAGACGGACACGGACCCCGGCCTCGCCACGTCCCGCCAGGACTTCAGCCTGGAAACCTACGTCCTGGCCCGCAACAAATGGCAGATAGAACTGCTGGCCAACCTCGATTCCCTGCCGGAATCAGGCGCCGTACTGATCGCAACCTGGGCCAAACCCCTGGGCGGCAGCGGATTCCCTGCCAGGGTCTTTGCCATCCACTGA
- a CDS encoding IclR family transcriptional regulator — protein MSKTSSMGRGMMAVLAVGARHASGHAGATVADVAGLLDKDRSQVSRSLKGAQQAGFLTRSGQREYSLDWSILADAQLVTEQRLKTNGLAALEGLAAETSEACFLGVLSGNSTVTIAEQVPASANLVGSWLGRPYPAYCSDAGQALLWDASDEEVRKILESVDFAQHGPNTPVSVDDFLDRLRAARERGYSIVDEEAEPGLYSLAAPIRDFKGEVTAALQIVGPKSRLEPQRESLAVALRSWSEWLESTAGGRVRPADTLPGSIGNS, from the coding sequence ATGTCTAAGACCTCCAGCATGGGCCGCGGCATGATGGCCGTCCTCGCCGTCGGCGCCCGTCATGCTTCCGGCCATGCCGGAGCGACCGTCGCCGACGTCGCAGGCCTCCTGGACAAGGACCGCAGCCAGGTTTCGCGAAGCCTCAAAGGTGCGCAGCAGGCTGGTTTCCTGACTCGTTCCGGGCAACGCGAGTACAGCCTGGACTGGTCCATCCTGGCCGACGCACAACTGGTGACGGAACAGCGCCTCAAAACCAACGGCTTGGCCGCCCTGGAGGGACTGGCCGCCGAAACCAGCGAAGCCTGCTTCCTTGGCGTGCTGAGCGGAAACAGTACAGTCACCATTGCCGAGCAAGTGCCTGCCAGCGCCAACCTCGTAGGGTCCTGGCTGGGCCGCCCCTACCCTGCCTACTGCAGTGACGCGGGCCAGGCTCTTCTGTGGGACGCCTCGGATGAAGAAGTGCGGAAGATTTTGGAATCCGTGGACTTCGCCCAACACGGACCCAACACCCCGGTGTCCGTGGACGACTTCCTGGACCGGCTCCGCGCTGCCCGTGAACGGGGATATTCGATTGTTGACGAGGAAGCCGAGCCGGGCCTCTACTCCCTGGCGGCACCCATCCGGGACTTCAAAGGCGAAGTAACGGCTGCCCTGCAGATCGTGGGCCCCAAATCGCGGCTGGAACCACAGCGCGAAAGCCTTGCTGTTGCCCTGCGCTCGTGGAGTGAGTGGCTCGAATCCACCGCAGGCGGGCGGGTAAGGCCCGCGGATACCTTGCCCGGGTCCATCGGAAACAGCTAG
- a CDS encoding IclR family transcriptional regulator C-terminal domain-containing protein: protein MEVSPEASSLAQGLRLVRLVTDREKQGRQLLGVSQLAAELDMEQSRVSRLAQELCDLGLLERVDRGPFRTGPGFFSLAASLNVGWVQESRAELEELVSSLGLRSRLSVRQGVRVLLLRSSTNNSVLGGFAKPGMVTPVWCTGAGRALLWDHTPADLESLLHGVNFIGTGGPAAAHSAEEVMDLMARDKPGGVVVAAEEFEHDVWELAVPVRSADGKILGALSVLGSRSQMENAAREIALVLHSAAQRLGRSPQA, encoded by the coding sequence GTGGAGGTGTCTCCGGAAGCTTCGTCGTTGGCCCAAGGCCTGCGCCTGGTACGGCTGGTAACTGACCGCGAAAAACAGGGCCGCCAACTGTTGGGGGTCTCGCAACTGGCCGCCGAACTGGACATGGAGCAGAGCCGCGTCTCACGCCTGGCGCAGGAACTATGTGACCTGGGATTGCTGGAACGGGTGGACCGCGGCCCCTTCCGCACAGGACCGGGATTTTTCAGCCTGGCTGCCTCCCTCAACGTCGGCTGGGTCCAGGAATCCCGGGCAGAGCTCGAAGAGCTGGTGTCCAGCCTGGGTCTGAGATCCCGGCTCTCCGTGCGGCAGGGGGTCCGGGTCCTTCTGCTGCGGTCCTCAACCAATAACTCAGTACTCGGTGGCTTTGCCAAGCCCGGGATGGTCACGCCTGTGTGGTGCACGGGAGCCGGACGTGCCTTGCTCTGGGATCACACTCCCGCGGACCTGGAATCCCTGCTCCATGGCGTGAACTTCATTGGCACAGGTGGCCCCGCTGCGGCGCATTCCGCGGAGGAAGTCATGGACCTGATGGCGCGGGACAAGCCCGGCGGAGTTGTTGTGGCCGCGGAGGAGTTTGAGCATGACGTCTGGGAACTGGCTGTCCCCGTCCGTTCAGCAGACGGTAAGATCCTGGGAGCCCTCAGCGTGTTGGGGAGCCGATCACAGATGGAAAACGCCGCCCGGGAGATCGCCCTGGTTCTCCATTCGGCCGCGCAGCGTTTGGGCAGGTCGCCCCAGGCCTAG
- the alr gene encoding alanine racemase, which yields MTMSDTGPAVTAGLSSWLEIDGSAFGRNVQAVQGILDGQSMLCAVIKSDAYGHGADMLLPSLVAAGVPYIGVGTNAEACLARKHGFAGRLLRVRAAAPQEVQAGLPHVIEELVADPQSAWEMSRIALVAGLNLRVHLDINSSGISRHSLDVSSSLGRACAAGIVGHPGLELAGIMTHFPLDDPEHIHSGLRQFRSEATAILRAANVDRRKVLLHAANSFAALNVQDSWLDMVRAGAVLYGDSDPKHTGFERCLAFKARIGSINRYPAGTKVGYGHTHTLAVDSRLATVTVGYGDGYRRALGRGGTVLVRGQRAPVVDAISMNSMVINVSGINNVNPGDEVVLFGRQNDAEITAAELETANAGILADLYTVWARDARVLAADVHV from the coding sequence ATGACCATGAGTGACACCGGGCCCGCGGTCACGGCTGGCCTTTCCAGCTGGCTGGAGATCGACGGTTCCGCCTTTGGCAGGAATGTGCAGGCTGTGCAGGGCATACTGGACGGCCAGTCCATGTTGTGTGCGGTGATCAAATCCGATGCCTACGGGCATGGAGCGGACATGCTGCTGCCGTCCCTGGTGGCTGCCGGCGTCCCCTATATAGGGGTTGGAACCAACGCTGAGGCCTGCCTGGCCCGCAAGCATGGATTCGCGGGACGGCTCCTACGGGTCCGGGCAGCGGCACCGCAGGAGGTGCAGGCAGGCCTCCCGCATGTGATCGAGGAGCTGGTTGCCGATCCGCAGAGTGCTTGGGAAATGAGCCGGATAGCATTGGTGGCGGGGCTAAACCTCCGCGTTCACCTGGACATCAATTCGTCCGGTATCAGCCGGCACAGCCTTGATGTCTCATCGTCCTTGGGACGGGCCTGCGCGGCAGGCATCGTGGGCCATCCGGGTTTGGAACTGGCCGGAATCATGACTCATTTCCCGCTGGATGACCCGGAGCATATCCACAGTGGGCTCCGGCAGTTCAGGTCAGAGGCGACCGCAATTCTCCGCGCGGCCAACGTGGACCGCAGGAAGGTGTTGCTGCACGCCGCAAACTCTTTCGCAGCGCTCAACGTCCAGGACTCATGGCTGGACATGGTGCGCGCGGGGGCTGTGCTCTATGGCGACTCGGACCCGAAGCACACCGGATTCGAGCGGTGCTTGGCGTTCAAGGCCCGGATTGGATCCATTAATCGGTATCCGGCCGGGACCAAGGTGGGTTATGGCCACACCCATACGCTGGCGGTGGACTCCAGGCTGGCCACGGTGACTGTGGGTTACGGCGACGGATACCGCCGTGCCTTAGGCAGAGGCGGAACCGTCTTGGTCCGGGGGCAGCGGGCTCCGGTGGTGGACGCCATTTCCATGAATTCCATGGTCATCAACGTCTCCGGGATCAACAATGTGAACCCTGGAGATGAGGTGGTGCTCTTTGGGCGCCAGAATGATGCGGAAATCACTGCGGCCGAGCTCGAGACTGCCAATGCAGGAATACTCGCGGACCTGTACACGGTGTGGGCCAGGGACGCCCGTGTCCTCGCGGCGGATGTGCACGTGTGA
- a CDS encoding amino acid permease, producing MESSTPLQLDNPPTATATEAEAGLRRSMGPRHLIMIAMGGVIGSGLFLSSGYTISQAGPLGAVIAYLIGAFVVYLVMACLGELAIAYPVSGAFHIYASRSIGPATGFATAWLYWLCWAVAIGSEFTASGLLMQRWFPDVEVWVWCLIFAAVLFGLNAFSSKFFGESEFWFSIVKVGAIIALIVFGGAALLGFHPLSGSTNHPFLLENFNTSGGLFPNGFTGVLITALAVFYAFSGSELIGVAAGETKDPAKNIPKAMRSTVIRLLIFFVGAIAVIAATVPYEQVGLDESPFVTVFSSVGIPFAADIMNFVIITALLSAGNSGLFSCARMLYSLADEGQGPRALKRLTRRGIPLVALSVSMVGGLASLVSSVAAPETVYLALVSIAGFAVVGVWMSITASHFFHRRAFIRNGGRLSDLGYKAPFFPVVPILAFALCLVSLVGIAFDPTQVAALYFGIPFVAACYLFFHFRYGAKAKAKRSR from the coding sequence ATGGAATCTTCAACACCTCTGCAACTGGACAATCCGCCCACTGCCACGGCTACCGAAGCTGAGGCCGGGCTACGCCGCTCAATGGGCCCACGGCACCTCATCATGATCGCTATGGGTGGTGTGATCGGATCCGGCCTGTTCCTGAGTTCCGGATACACCATTTCCCAGGCTGGCCCTCTGGGCGCCGTGATCGCTTACTTGATTGGCGCCTTCGTGGTGTACCTCGTGATGGCCTGCTTGGGGGAGTTGGCAATCGCCTACCCCGTGTCAGGGGCATTCCACATTTACGCGTCCCGCTCTATCGGTCCGGCCACTGGGTTCGCCACTGCCTGGCTTTACTGGCTCTGCTGGGCCGTGGCTATCGGGTCCGAGTTCACGGCTTCCGGACTCCTGATGCAGCGCTGGTTCCCCGACGTCGAGGTCTGGGTTTGGTGCCTTATCTTTGCCGCGGTTCTTTTTGGCTTGAATGCTTTCTCTTCCAAGTTCTTCGGTGAATCCGAGTTCTGGTTCTCAATCGTGAAGGTGGGTGCCATCATCGCGCTGATCGTGTTTGGCGGTGCCGCCTTGCTGGGCTTCCATCCGCTGTCCGGGTCCACCAACCACCCATTCCTCCTGGAGAACTTCAACACCTCCGGTGGACTGTTCCCCAACGGCTTCACAGGGGTACTTATCACGGCCCTCGCGGTGTTCTATGCCTTCTCCGGGTCAGAATTGATCGGCGTTGCGGCAGGCGAGACCAAGGACCCTGCCAAGAACATTCCCAAGGCCATGCGCAGTACTGTGATCCGGCTCCTGATCTTCTTTGTAGGCGCCATTGCCGTCATTGCGGCCACGGTTCCCTATGAACAAGTAGGGCTGGACGAGAGCCCCTTCGTCACCGTTTTCTCCTCAGTGGGTATCCCCTTCGCGGCGGACATCATGAACTTCGTGATCATCACGGCCCTTCTCTCCGCCGGCAACAGCGGGCTGTTCTCCTGTGCACGCATGCTTTACTCCCTGGCTGATGAAGGTCAGGGTCCCAGGGCCCTGAAACGCCTGACCCGCCGGGGCATTCCCTTGGTGGCGCTGTCCGTGAGCATGGTGGGCGGATTGGCCTCCCTGGTCAGCAGTGTGGCGGCCCCTGAGACCGTCTACCTTGCCTTGGTTTCCATTGCAGGTTTCGCGGTGGTGGGTGTCTGGATGTCCATTACGGCCTCCCACTTCTTCCATCGCAGGGCGTTCATCCGCAATGGAGGACGGCTGTCCGATCTTGGCTACAAAGCTCCGTTCTTCCCGGTGGTGCCGATCCTCGCCTTCGCCCTGTGTCTGGTGTCGCTGGTTGGCATTGCCTTTGACCCAACGCAGGTTGCTGCCCTGTACTTCGGTATTCCCTTCGTGGCGGCCTGCTACCTGTTCTTCCACTTCCGTTACGGGGCGAAAGCCAAGGCGAAGCGTTCACGCTGA
- a CDS encoding homoserine dehydrogenase translates to MKTYDLALIGFGGVNRTLAELIANRGKELSSELGFGLRVVAITDLRLGSLMNADGIDLPLVLGLGQGETFADHGGSEDTNNEAVIRTCTADIVCEATFTNPEDGEPAVSHVRWALESGKSVCTTNKGPVALQGPELSALAEMNGVHFEFEGAVMSGTPVIRLARKMFAGLTISGFEGILNGTSNYVLGRMEAGMDLDDAIKEAQDLGYAEANPAADIEGYDVRLKVLILANQLLGADITLQDVSCEGISSVTRGAIEDAARQGLRWKLVGSARITPSGSVMASVKPVALPLDHGLAGISGATNAVSFTTDLLGPVTVSGPGAGRVETAYALLSDIIAMHAASKVASHA, encoded by the coding sequence ATGAAGACCTATGACCTCGCATTGATCGGTTTCGGCGGCGTCAACCGCACCCTGGCCGAACTTATTGCCAATCGGGGCAAGGAACTTTCCAGTGAACTGGGATTTGGCCTTCGCGTTGTAGCCATCACCGATCTCCGCCTGGGCTCTTTGATGAACGCCGACGGAATCGATCTTCCGCTGGTGCTTGGACTGGGACAGGGTGAGACCTTTGCGGACCACGGCGGTTCAGAGGACACCAACAATGAGGCAGTAATCCGCACCTGCACGGCTGACATCGTGTGTGAAGCAACGTTCACCAACCCTGAAGACGGGGAGCCGGCGGTATCCCACGTCCGCTGGGCACTGGAATCAGGCAAGAGCGTATGCACCACCAATAAGGGCCCGGTGGCACTGCAGGGGCCTGAGTTGTCGGCATTGGCCGAAATGAATGGCGTGCACTTCGAGTTCGAAGGCGCTGTCATGAGCGGAACCCCGGTGATCCGACTCGCCAGGAAGATGTTCGCCGGACTCACGATCAGCGGTTTCGAGGGCATCCTCAACGGAACCAGCAACTACGTGCTCGGCCGTATGGAAGCCGGAATGGATCTGGATGATGCCATCAAGGAAGCACAGGATCTGGGATACGCAGAGGCCAACCCGGCCGCAGACATTGAAGGCTACGACGTTCGCCTCAAGGTCCTGATCCTCGCCAACCAGCTTCTGGGGGCGGACATCACCCTGCAGGACGTCAGCTGCGAGGGCATCTCCTCCGTCACCCGCGGGGCTATTGAGGATGCCGCCCGCCAAGGGCTGCGCTGGAAGCTCGTGGGCTCTGCGCGCATCACGCCCAGCGGCTCAGTCATGGCCAGCGTCAAACCGGTGGCACTGCCTTTGGACCATGGCCTGGCGGGAATATCCGGGGCCACCAACGCCGTCTCCTTCACCACGGACCTCCTGGGACCAGTCACGGTGTCCGGCCCGGGTGCCGGACGCGTGGAGACCGCCTACGCCCTGCTTTCGGACATCATTGCCATGCACGCTGCATCAAAGGTGGCCTCCCATGCTTAA